The Drosophila mauritiana strain mau12 chromosome 2R, ASM438214v1, whole genome shotgun sequence genome has a segment encoding these proteins:
- the LOC117138668 gene encoding protein grainyhead isoform X4, giving the protein MSTSTATTSVITSNELSLSGHAHGHAHGHGHAHQLHQHNHSRLGVGVGVGILSDASLSPIQQGSGGNSGGGNTNSSPLAPNGVPLLTTMHRSPDSPQPELATMTNVNVLDLHTDNSKLYDKEAVFIYETPKVVMPADGGGNNSDEGHAIDARIAAQMGNQAQQQQQQTEHQPLAKIEFDENQIIRVVGPNGEQQQIISREIINGEHHILSRNEAGEHILTRIVSDPSKLMPNDNAVATAMYNQAQKMNNDHGQAVYQTSPLPLDASVLHYSGGNDSNVIKTEADIYEDHKKHAAAAAAAAGGGSIIYTTSDPNGVNVKQLPHLTVPQKLDPDLYQADKHIDLIYNDGSKTVIYSTTDQKSLEIYSGGDIGSLVSDGQVVVQAGLPYATTTGAGGQPVYIVADGALPAGVEEHLQSGKLNGQTTPIDVSGLSQNEIQGFLLGSHPSSSATVSTTGVVSTTTISHHQQQQQQQQQQQQQQQHQQQQQQHPGDIVSAAGVGSTGSIVSSAAQQQQQQLISIKREPEDLRKDPKNGNIAGAATANGPGSVITQKILHVDAPTASEADRPSTPSSSSTSTENTESDTQSVSGSESGSPGARTTATLEMYATTGGTQIYLQTSHPSTASGAGGGAGPAGAAGGGGVSMQAQSPSPGPYITANDYGMYTASRLPPGPPPTSTTTFIAEPSYYREYFAPDGQGGYVPASTRSLYGDVDVSVSQPGGVVTYEGRFAGSVPPPATTTVLTSVHHHQQQQQQQQQQQQHQQQQHHQQQQHHSQDGKSNGGATPLYAKAITAAGLTVDLPSPDSGIGTDAITPRDQTNIQQSFDYTELCQPGTLIDANGSIPVSVNSIQQRTVVHGSQNSPTTSLVDTSTNGSTRSRPWHDFGRQNDADKIQIPKIFTNVGFRYHLESPISSSQRREDDRITYINKGQFYGITLEYVHDAEKPIKNTTVKSVIMLMFREEKSPEDEIKAWQFWHSRQHSVKQRILDADTKNSVGLVGCIEEVSHNAIAVYWNPLESSAKINIAVQCLSTDFSSQKGVKGLPLHVQIDTFEDPRDTAVFHRGYCQIKVFCDKGAERKTRDEERRAAKRKMTATGRKKLDELYHPVTDRSEFYGMQDFAKPPVLFSPAEDMEKSFYGHETDSPDLKGASPFLLHGQKVATPTLKFHNHFPPDMQTDKKDHILDQNMLTSTPLTDFGPPMKRGRMTPPTSERVMLYVRQENEEVYTPLHVVPPTTIGLLNAIENKYKISTTSINNIYRTNKKGITAKIDDDMISFYCNEDIFLLEVQQIEDDLYDVTLTELPNQ; this is encoded by the exons ATGTCCACATCCACCGCCACAACGAGCGTTATCACGTCCAACGAGCTCTCGCTGTCCGGCCACGCacacggccacgcccacggTCACGGTCACGCCCACCAGTTGCACCAGCACAACCACAGCCGCCTAGGAGTTGGCGTTGGTGTCGGCATCCTCAGCGACGCATCCCTATCGCCCATCCAACAAGGCAGTGGCGGCAACAGCGGAGGAGGCAACACGAACAGTTCACCACTGGCGCCCAACGGAGTGCCACTGCTCACAACAATGCACCGATCACCGGACTCACCGCAGCCAGAATTGGCCACCATGACGAACGTCAACGTGCTGGATCTGCACACGGATAACTCCAAGCTGTACGACAAGGAGGCTGTCTTTATCTACGAAACGCCCAAGGTGGTGATGCCAGCGGATGGCGGCGGCAACAATTCCGATGAAGGTCATGCCATCGATGCGCGGATTGCGGCCCAAATGGGCAACCaagcccagcagcagcaacagcagacgGAACACCAGCCGCTGGCCAAGATCGAGTTCGATGAGAACCAGATAATCCGGGTCGTGGGACCAAATGGCGAGCAGCAGCAAATCATCTCGCGGGAGATCATCAATGGGGAGCATCATATCCTGTCGCGCAACGAGGCTGGTGAGCACATTCTCACACGGATCGTCAGTGATCCCTCCAAGCTGATGCCCAATGACAATGCGGTGGCCACGGCCATGTACAACCAGGCCCAGAAGATGAACAATGATCACGGGCAGGCGGTGTATCAGACATCACCATTGCCGCTGGACGCATCCGTATTGCATTATAGTGGCGGCAATGATTCGAATGTGATTAAGACGGAGGCCGATATCTACGAGGATCACAAGAAACACgcggctgcagcagcagctgctgccggCGGAGGATCCATCATATACACCACCTCCGATCCGAACGGAGTGAATGTGAAACAACTGCCCCATTTGACGGTACCCCAAAAACTCGATCCCGACCTCTATCAAGCCGATAAGCATATAGATTTGATCTACAACGATGGCAGCAAGACGGTGATTTACTCCACCACGGATCAGAAGAGTTTGGAAATATACTCGGGCGGCGACATCGGCAGTCTGGTGTCCGACGGCCAAGTGGTGGTCCAGGCGGGACTTCCGTATGCCACCACCACCGGAGCCGGCGGCCAGCCCGTCTACATCGTGGCCGACGGTGCCTTGCCAGCGGGAGTCGAGGAGCATCTGCAAAG TGGAAAGCTCAATGGCCAGACCACACCTATCGATGTCTCTGGCCTATCGCAAAATGAGATTCAAGGCTTTCTGCTCGGCTCACACCCCTCGTCATCGGCGACGGTCAGCACAACCGGCGTTGTCTCCACGACAACGATCTCgcatcaccagcagcagcagcagcagcaacagcaacagcagcagcagcagcaacaccagcagcagcagcagcaacatcccGGCGACATTGTTAGTGCCGCTGGCGTGGGGAGCACGGGCTCCATTGTCTCCTCTGCggcgcaacagcagcagcagcaactaaTTAGCATCAAACGAGAGCCCGAAGACTTGCGCAAGGATCCCAAGAATGGCAACATTGCCggtgcagcaacagcaaatggACCCGGATCGGTCATAACGCAGAAG ATCTTGCACGTGGATGCACCAACGGCAAGTGAAGCTGATAGGCCCAGCAcacccagcagcagcagcaccagcaccgAAAACACTGAATCGGACACACAGTCAGTATCAGGATCAGAATCAGGATCGCCGGGAGCCAGGACCACAGCCACACTAGAGATGTATGCAACCACGGGCGGCACACAGATCTACCTACAG ACCTCACATCCCAGCACGGCGAGCGGAGCGGGCGGCGGCGCCGGACCCGCTGGAGCcgccggcggcggcggtgtGTCCATGCAGGCGCAAAGTCCCAGTCCGGGTCCCTATATCACGGCCAATGACTATGGCATGTACACGGCCAGTCGCCTGCCACCAGGTCCCCCgcccaccagcaccaccacgtTCATAGCGGAGCCCTCCTACTATCGGGAATACTTTGCGCCGGACGGCCAGGGTGGCTATGTGCCGGCCAGCACGAGGTCCTTGTACGGCGACGTGGACGTATCCGTATCTCAGCCCGGCGGAGTGGTCACCTATGAGGGCCGCTTCGCCGGCAGCGTTCCCCCgcccgccaccaccaccgtgCTAACCAGCgtgcaccaccaccagcaacagcagcagcagcaacaacagcagcagcaacaccagcagcaacagcaccaccagcagcaacagcaccatTCGCAGGATGGCAAGAGCAACGGCGGAGCCACGCCACTCTATGCCAAAGCCATCACGGCGGCGGGTCTAACGGTGGATCTGCCAAGTCCGGATTCGGGCATTGGCACGGATGCCATCACACCGCGGGATCAGACCAATATCCAACAG TCCTTCGATTACACGGAATTGTGCCAGCCGGGCACGCTGATCGATGCCAATGGCAGCATACCCGTCAGCGTGAACAGCATCCAGCAGAGGACGGTGGTCCATGGCAGCCAGAACAGCCCAACCACATCGCTGGTGGACACCAGCACCAATGGATCCACGCGATCGCGGCCCTGGCACGACTTTGGACGCCAGAATGATGCCGACAAAATACAAATACCAAAAAT CTTCACAAACGTGGGCTTCCGATATCACCTGGAGAGCCCCATCAGCTCATCGCAGAGGCGCGAGGACGATCGCATCACCTACATCAACAAGGGTCAGTTCTACGGAATAACGCTGGAGTATGTGCACGATGCGGAAAAGCCCATCAAGAACACCACCGTCAAG AGTGTGATCATGCTAATGTTCCGCGAGGAGAAGAGTCCCGAGGATGAGATCAAGGCCTGGCAATTCTGGCACAGTCGTCAGCATTCCGTGAAGCAGAGAATCTTGGATGCAG ATACGAAGAACTCGGTTGGCCTCGTTGGCTGCATCGAGGAAGTGTCGCACAATGCCATCGCCGTCTACTGGAATCCGCTGGAGAGCTCCGCCAAG ATCAACATTGCGGTTCAGTGTTTGAGCACGGATTTCAGCAGTCAAAAGGGAGTTAAG GGCCTGCCGCTGCACGTACAAATCGACACATTCGAGGACCCCAGAGATACGGCGGTCTTCCACCGCGGCTACTGTCAGATAAAGGTCTTCTGCGATAAG GGCGCCGAGCGAAAGACGCGCGATGAGGAGCGGCGGGCCGCCAAGCGAAAGATGACAGCCACGGGCAGAAAGAAGCTGGACGAGCTTTACCATCCGGTGACGGATCGGTCCGAGTTCTATGGCATGCAGGACTTCGCCAAGCCGCCGGTGCTGTTCTCGCCCGCCGAGGACATGGAGAAG AGCTTCTACGGCCATGAGACTGACTCGCCGGACCTGAAGGGGGCCTCACCGTTCCTGCTCCACGGCCAGAAGGTGGCCACGCCGACGCTCAAGTTCCACAACCACTTTCCGCCCGACATGCAGAC CGATAAGAAGGATCACATACTGGACCAGAACATGCTGACCAGCACACCCCTGACCGACTTCGGTCCGCCGATGAAGCGCGGCAGGATGACGCCGCCGACCTCGGAGCGCGTGATGCTGTACGTGCGGCAGGAGAACGAGGAGGTGTACACGCCGCTGCACGTGGTGCCGCCCACCACGATCGGCCTGTTGAATGCG AttgaaaacaaatacaaaatctCAACAACGAGCATAAATAACATTTATCGCACAAACAAGAAGGG GATTACTGCGAAAATTGACGATGACATGATATCGTTCTACTGCAACGAGGACATCTTCCTGCTGGAGGTGCAACAGATCGAGGACGACCTGTACGATGTGACGCTCACGGAGCTGCCCAACCAGTAG
- the LOC117138668 gene encoding protein grainyhead isoform X7 — MQEATSTTNYALSYTDWMSEPRRGFNLDSLHAGHVESDTQQQQHHQQLLHHYYSPGDQVKDQGLGLPLSHQQDHHGHQLTAAGLMQAVAAEIQLNEDQEQLHPTASQNSPYPIYSYYRSEGERANNGSPGADLPWSGKLNGQTTPIDVSGLSQNEIQGFLLGSHPSSSATVSTTGVVSTTTISHHQQQQQQQQQQQQQQQHQQQQQQHPGDIVSAAGVGSTGSIVSSAAQQQQQQLISIKREPEDLRKDPKNGNIAGAATANGPGSVITQKILHVDAPTASEADRPSTPSSSSTSTENTESDTQSVSGSESGSPGARTTATLEMYATTGGTQIYLQTSHPSTASGAGGGAGPAGAAGGGGVSMQAQSPSPGPYITANDYGMYTASRLPPGPPPTSTTTFIAEPSYYREYFAPDGQGGYVPASTRSLYGDVDVSVSQPGGVVTYEGRFAGSVPPPATTTVLTSVHHHQQQQQQQQQQQQHQQQQHHQQQQHHSQDGKSNGGATPLYAKAITAAGLTVDLPSPDSGIGTDAITPRDQTNIQQSFDYTELCQPGTLIDANGSIPVSVNSIQQRTVVHGSQNSPTTSLVDTSTNGSTRSRPWHDFGRQNDADKIQIPKIFTNVGFRYHLESPISSSQRREDDRITYINKGQFYGITLEYVHDAEKPIKNTTVKSVIMLMFREEKSPEDEIKAWQFWHSRQHSVKQRILDADTKNSVGLVGCIEEVSHNAIAVYWNPLESSAKINIAVQCLSTDFSSQKGVKGLPLHVQIDTFEDPRDTAVFHRGYCQIKVFCDKGAERKTRDEERRAAKRKMTATGRKKLDELYHPVTDRSEFYGMQDFAKPPVLFSPAEDMEKVGQLGIGAATGMTFNPLSNGNSNSNSHSSLQSFYGHETDSPDLKGASPFLLHGQKVATPTLKFHNHFPPDMQTDKKDHILDQNMLTSTPLTDFGPPMKRGRMTPPTSERVMLYVRQENEEVYTPLHVVPPTTIGLLNAIENKYKISTTSINNIYRTNKKGITAKIDDDMISFYCNEDIFLLEVQQIEDDLYDVTLTELPNQ, encoded by the exons ATGCAGGAAGCCACGAGCACTACGAATTATGCCCTATCATATACGGACTGGATGTCCGAGCCACG GCGAGGCTTCAACTTGGACTCACTGCACGCGGGGCACGTGGAAAGCGAtacccagcagcagcagcaccaccagcagctaCTCCATCACTACTACAGCCCAGGTGATCAGGTCAAGGATCAGGGATTGGGTTTGCCCCTGAGCCACCAGCAGGATCACCATGGTCACCAACTCACGGCTGCGGGTTTGATGCAGGCCGTTGCCGCGGAGATCCAGCTGAACGAGGATCAGGAGCAACTGCATCCGACTGCCTCCCAAAATAGTCCTTATCCCATCTATAGCTACTATCGCAGCGAAGGCGAAAGGGCGAACAATGGTTCTCCCGGTGCCGATCTGCCCTGGAG TGGAAAGCTCAATGGCCAGACCACACCTATCGATGTCTCTGGCCTATCGCAAAATGAGATTCAAGGCTTTCTGCTCGGCTCACACCCCTCGTCATCGGCGACGGTCAGCACAACCGGCGTTGTCTCCACGACAACGATCTCgcatcaccagcagcagcagcagcagcaacagcaacagcagcagcagcagcaacaccagcagcagcagcagcaacatcccGGCGACATTGTTAGTGCCGCTGGCGTGGGGAGCACGGGCTCCATTGTCTCCTCTGCggcgcaacagcagcagcagcaactaaTTAGCATCAAACGAGAGCCCGAAGACTTGCGCAAGGATCCCAAGAATGGCAACATTGCCggtgcagcaacagcaaatggACCCGGATCGGTCATAACGCAGAAG ATCTTGCACGTGGATGCACCAACGGCAAGTGAAGCTGATAGGCCCAGCAcacccagcagcagcagcaccagcaccgAAAACACTGAATCGGACACACAGTCAGTATCAGGATCAGAATCAGGATCGCCGGGAGCCAGGACCACAGCCACACTAGAGATGTATGCAACCACGGGCGGCACACAGATCTACCTACAG ACCTCACATCCCAGCACGGCGAGCGGAGCGGGCGGCGGCGCCGGACCCGCTGGAGCcgccggcggcggcggtgtGTCCATGCAGGCGCAAAGTCCCAGTCCGGGTCCCTATATCACGGCCAATGACTATGGCATGTACACGGCCAGTCGCCTGCCACCAGGTCCCCCgcccaccagcaccaccacgtTCATAGCGGAGCCCTCCTACTATCGGGAATACTTTGCGCCGGACGGCCAGGGTGGCTATGTGCCGGCCAGCACGAGGTCCTTGTACGGCGACGTGGACGTATCCGTATCTCAGCCCGGCGGAGTGGTCACCTATGAGGGCCGCTTCGCCGGCAGCGTTCCCCCgcccgccaccaccaccgtgCTAACCAGCgtgcaccaccaccagcaacagcagcagcagcaacaacagcagcagcaacaccagcagcaacagcaccaccagcagcaacagcaccatTCGCAGGATGGCAAGAGCAACGGCGGAGCCACGCCACTCTATGCCAAAGCCATCACGGCGGCGGGTCTAACGGTGGATCTGCCAAGTCCGGATTCGGGCATTGGCACGGATGCCATCACACCGCGGGATCAGACCAATATCCAACAG TCCTTCGATTACACGGAATTGTGCCAGCCGGGCACGCTGATCGATGCCAATGGCAGCATACCCGTCAGCGTGAACAGCATCCAGCAGAGGACGGTGGTCCATGGCAGCCAGAACAGCCCAACCACATCGCTGGTGGACACCAGCACCAATGGATCCACGCGATCGCGGCCCTGGCACGACTTTGGACGCCAGAATGATGCCGACAAAATACAAATACCAAAAAT CTTCACAAACGTGGGCTTCCGATATCACCTGGAGAGCCCCATCAGCTCATCGCAGAGGCGCGAGGACGATCGCATCACCTACATCAACAAGGGTCAGTTCTACGGAATAACGCTGGAGTATGTGCACGATGCGGAAAAGCCCATCAAGAACACCACCGTCAAG AGTGTGATCATGCTAATGTTCCGCGAGGAGAAGAGTCCCGAGGATGAGATCAAGGCCTGGCAATTCTGGCACAGTCGTCAGCATTCCGTGAAGCAGAGAATCTTGGATGCAG ATACGAAGAACTCGGTTGGCCTCGTTGGCTGCATCGAGGAAGTGTCGCACAATGCCATCGCCGTCTACTGGAATCCGCTGGAGAGCTCCGCCAAG ATCAACATTGCGGTTCAGTGTTTGAGCACGGATTTCAGCAGTCAAAAGGGAGTTAAG GGCCTGCCGCTGCACGTACAAATCGACACATTCGAGGACCCCAGAGATACGGCGGTCTTCCACCGCGGCTACTGTCAGATAAAGGTCTTCTGCGATAAG GGCGCCGAGCGAAAGACGCGCGATGAGGAGCGGCGGGCCGCCAAGCGAAAGATGACAGCCACGGGCAGAAAGAAGCTGGACGAGCTTTACCATCCGGTGACGGATCGGTCCGAGTTCTATGGCATGCAGGACTTCGCCAAGCCGCCGGTGCTGTTCTCGCCCGCCGAGGACATGGAGAAGGTAGGTCAGCTGGGCATTGGCGCTGCCACCGGCATGACATTCAACCCCCTGAGCAACGgcaactccaactccaactcgCACTCGTCCTTGCAGAGCTTCTACGGCCATGAGACTGACTCGCCGGACCTGAAGGGGGCCTCACCGTTCCTGCTCCACGGCCAGAAGGTGGCCACGCCGACGCTCAAGTTCCACAACCACTTTCCGCCCGACATGCAGAC CGATAAGAAGGATCACATACTGGACCAGAACATGCTGACCAGCACACCCCTGACCGACTTCGGTCCGCCGATGAAGCGCGGCAGGATGACGCCGCCGACCTCGGAGCGCGTGATGCTGTACGTGCGGCAGGAGAACGAGGAGGTGTACACGCCGCTGCACGTGGTGCCGCCCACCACGATCGGCCTGTTGAATGCG AttgaaaacaaatacaaaatctCAACAACGAGCATAAATAACATTTATCGCACAAACAAGAAGGG GATTACTGCGAAAATTGACGATGACATGATATCGTTCTACTGCAACGAGGACATCTTCCTGCTGGAGGTGCAACAGATCGAGGACGACCTGTACGATGTGACGCTCACGGAGCTGCCCAACCAGTAG
- the LOC117138668 gene encoding protein grainyhead isoform X6, whose product MQEATSTTNYALSYTDWMSEPRRGFNLDSLHAGHVESDTQQQQHHQQLLHHYYSPGDQVKDQGLGLPLSHQQDHHGHQLTAAGLMQAVAAEIQLNEDQEQLHPTASQNSPYPIYSYYRSEGERANNGSPGADLPWSSGKLNGQTTPIDVSGLSQNEIQGFLLGSHPSSSATVSTTGVVSTTTISHHQQQQQQQQQQQQQQQHQQQQQQHPGDIVSAAGVGSTGSIVSSAAQQQQQQLISIKREPEDLRKDPKNGNIAGAATANGPGSVITQKILHVDAPTASEADRPSTPSSSSTSTENTESDTQSVSGSESGSPGARTTATLEMYATTGGTQIYLQTSHPSTASGAGGGAGPAGAAGGGGVSMQAQSPSPGPYITANDYGMYTASRLPPGPPPTSTTTFIAEPSYYREYFAPDGQGGYVPASTRSLYGDVDVSVSQPGGVVTYEGRFAGSVPPPATTTVLTSVHHHQQQQQQQQQQQQHQQQQHHQQQQHHSQDGKSNGGATPLYAKAITAAGLTVDLPSPDSGIGTDAITPRDQTNIQQSFDYTELCQPGTLIDANGSIPVSVNSIQQRTVVHGSQNSPTTSLVDTSTNGSTRSRPWHDFGRQNDADKIQIPKIFTNVGFRYHLESPISSSQRREDDRITYINKGQFYGITLEYVHDAEKPIKNTTVKSVIMLMFREEKSPEDEIKAWQFWHSRQHSVKQRILDADTKNSVGLVGCIEEVSHNAIAVYWNPLESSAKINIAVQCLSTDFSSQKGVKGLPLHVQIDTFEDPRDTAVFHRGYCQIKVFCDKGAERKTRDEERRAAKRKMTATGRKKLDELYHPVTDRSEFYGMQDFAKPPVLFSPAEDMEKVGQLGIGAATGMTFNPLSNGNSNSNSHSSLQSFYGHETDSPDLKGASPFLLHGQKVATPTLKFHNHFPPDMQTDKKDHILDQNMLTSTPLTDFGPPMKRGRMTPPTSERVMLYVRQENEEVYTPLHVVPPTTIGLLNAIENKYKISTTSINNIYRTNKKGITAKIDDDMISFYCNEDIFLLEVQQIEDDLYDVTLTELPNQ is encoded by the exons ATGCAGGAAGCCACGAGCACTACGAATTATGCCCTATCATATACGGACTGGATGTCCGAGCCACG GCGAGGCTTCAACTTGGACTCACTGCACGCGGGGCACGTGGAAAGCGAtacccagcagcagcagcaccaccagcagctaCTCCATCACTACTACAGCCCAGGTGATCAGGTCAAGGATCAGGGATTGGGTTTGCCCCTGAGCCACCAGCAGGATCACCATGGTCACCAACTCACGGCTGCGGGTTTGATGCAGGCCGTTGCCGCGGAGATCCAGCTGAACGAGGATCAGGAGCAACTGCATCCGACTGCCTCCCAAAATAGTCCTTATCCCATCTATAGCTACTATCGCAGCGAAGGCGAAAGGGCGAACAATGGTTCTCCCGGTGCCGATCTGCCCTGGAG CAGTGGAAAGCTCAATGGCCAGACCACACCTATCGATGTCTCTGGCCTATCGCAAAATGAGATTCAAGGCTTTCTGCTCGGCTCACACCCCTCGTCATCGGCGACGGTCAGCACAACCGGCGTTGTCTCCACGACAACGATCTCgcatcaccagcagcagcagcagcagcaacagcaacagcagcagcagcagcaacaccagcagcagcagcagcaacatcccGGCGACATTGTTAGTGCCGCTGGCGTGGGGAGCACGGGCTCCATTGTCTCCTCTGCggcgcaacagcagcagcagcaactaaTTAGCATCAAACGAGAGCCCGAAGACTTGCGCAAGGATCCCAAGAATGGCAACATTGCCggtgcagcaacagcaaatggACCCGGATCGGTCATAACGCAGAAG ATCTTGCACGTGGATGCACCAACGGCAAGTGAAGCTGATAGGCCCAGCAcacccagcagcagcagcaccagcaccgAAAACACTGAATCGGACACACAGTCAGTATCAGGATCAGAATCAGGATCGCCGGGAGCCAGGACCACAGCCACACTAGAGATGTATGCAACCACGGGCGGCACACAGATCTACCTACAG ACCTCACATCCCAGCACGGCGAGCGGAGCGGGCGGCGGCGCCGGACCCGCTGGAGCcgccggcggcggcggtgtGTCCATGCAGGCGCAAAGTCCCAGTCCGGGTCCCTATATCACGGCCAATGACTATGGCATGTACACGGCCAGTCGCCTGCCACCAGGTCCCCCgcccaccagcaccaccacgtTCATAGCGGAGCCCTCCTACTATCGGGAATACTTTGCGCCGGACGGCCAGGGTGGCTATGTGCCGGCCAGCACGAGGTCCTTGTACGGCGACGTGGACGTATCCGTATCTCAGCCCGGCGGAGTGGTCACCTATGAGGGCCGCTTCGCCGGCAGCGTTCCCCCgcccgccaccaccaccgtgCTAACCAGCgtgcaccaccaccagcaacagcagcagcagcaacaacagcagcagcaacaccagcagcaacagcaccaccagcagcaacagcaccatTCGCAGGATGGCAAGAGCAACGGCGGAGCCACGCCACTCTATGCCAAAGCCATCACGGCGGCGGGTCTAACGGTGGATCTGCCAAGTCCGGATTCGGGCATTGGCACGGATGCCATCACACCGCGGGATCAGACCAATATCCAACAG TCCTTCGATTACACGGAATTGTGCCAGCCGGGCACGCTGATCGATGCCAATGGCAGCATACCCGTCAGCGTGAACAGCATCCAGCAGAGGACGGTGGTCCATGGCAGCCAGAACAGCCCAACCACATCGCTGGTGGACACCAGCACCAATGGATCCACGCGATCGCGGCCCTGGCACGACTTTGGACGCCAGAATGATGCCGACAAAATACAAATACCAAAAAT CTTCACAAACGTGGGCTTCCGATATCACCTGGAGAGCCCCATCAGCTCATCGCAGAGGCGCGAGGACGATCGCATCACCTACATCAACAAGGGTCAGTTCTACGGAATAACGCTGGAGTATGTGCACGATGCGGAAAAGCCCATCAAGAACACCACCGTCAAG AGTGTGATCATGCTAATGTTCCGCGAGGAGAAGAGTCCCGAGGATGAGATCAAGGCCTGGCAATTCTGGCACAGTCGTCAGCATTCCGTGAAGCAGAGAATCTTGGATGCAG ATACGAAGAACTCGGTTGGCCTCGTTGGCTGCATCGAGGAAGTGTCGCACAATGCCATCGCCGTCTACTGGAATCCGCTGGAGAGCTCCGCCAAG ATCAACATTGCGGTTCAGTGTTTGAGCACGGATTTCAGCAGTCAAAAGGGAGTTAAG GGCCTGCCGCTGCACGTACAAATCGACACATTCGAGGACCCCAGAGATACGGCGGTCTTCCACCGCGGCTACTGTCAGATAAAGGTCTTCTGCGATAAG GGCGCCGAGCGAAAGACGCGCGATGAGGAGCGGCGGGCCGCCAAGCGAAAGATGACAGCCACGGGCAGAAAGAAGCTGGACGAGCTTTACCATCCGGTGACGGATCGGTCCGAGTTCTATGGCATGCAGGACTTCGCCAAGCCGCCGGTGCTGTTCTCGCCCGCCGAGGACATGGAGAAGGTAGGTCAGCTGGGCATTGGCGCTGCCACCGGCATGACATTCAACCCCCTGAGCAACGgcaactccaactccaactcgCACTCGTCCTTGCAGAGCTTCTACGGCCATGAGACTGACTCGCCGGACCTGAAGGGGGCCTCACCGTTCCTGCTCCACGGCCAGAAGGTGGCCACGCCGACGCTCAAGTTCCACAACCACTTTCCGCCCGACATGCAGAC CGATAAGAAGGATCACATACTGGACCAGAACATGCTGACCAGCACACCCCTGACCGACTTCGGTCCGCCGATGAAGCGCGGCAGGATGACGCCGCCGACCTCGGAGCGCGTGATGCTGTACGTGCGGCAGGAGAACGAGGAGGTGTACACGCCGCTGCACGTGGTGCCGCCCACCACGATCGGCCTGTTGAATGCG AttgaaaacaaatacaaaatctCAACAACGAGCATAAATAACATTTATCGCACAAACAAGAAGGG GATTACTGCGAAAATTGACGATGACATGATATCGTTCTACTGCAACGAGGACATCTTCCTGCTGGAGGTGCAACAGATCGAGGACGACCTGTACGATGTGACGCTCACGGAGCTGCCCAACCAGTAG